In one window of Rhodanobacter sp. FDAARGOS 1247 DNA:
- a CDS encoding LTA synthase family protein gives MLALVFLGLSRLGLALWLWPRVEPAGGLWLVLLGGLRIDLSLLAMICALPALLSPWLGHRPWAARITVWWYRLWWMLFVLLELSTPQFILEYDTRPNRLYVEYLNSPHEVSAMLWHGYKGVLLFALVGLLLLGWVGFRVLRTQLADARLRLRWRPLLTVMMFPLLFLAGRGTLEHRPLNASMVAFSDDAMVNTLPLNSLYSVINAIRGMHNERSSATLYGPMPEAEMQQLVREASGFEGPMLDPQHPSWHVQHASKRPAEPLNLVIIVEESLGAQYIGTLGGEQLSPQFDALAKDGWLLARTYATGTRSVRGLEAITTGFLPTPAEAVLKQPRSQRGFFTLAGLLGEFGYHSRFIYGGEAHFDNMKSFFLGNGFDEVIDQPKFEVKPAFVGSWGASDEDMFNELHHRLMQGGTQPQFTLAFSVSNHTPWEYPSGRIEASEPAASVQNTVRYADWAIGRFFAKAKLSPYWKNTVFLIVADHDSRVFGASLVPVRHFHIPALILGAGVPAQRDEHLVSQIDLAPTLLSLIGISSVQPMLGADLTVHYPGRAIMQYGDNYGYLKGDQLLVLQPGQPAAQFRYDVADHQLAPVAVDPALSRLALAHALWPSWAYFNQRYGLPPKSLQPAPAPPATVLKPMEPDKCCATRQL, from the coding sequence TTGCTCGCCCTGGTTTTTCTGGGGCTGAGCCGGCTCGGTCTTGCGCTGTGGCTGTGGCCGCGGGTGGAGCCGGCGGGCGGATTGTGGCTGGTGCTGCTGGGAGGGCTGCGCATCGATCTGAGCCTGCTGGCGATGATCTGTGCGCTGCCGGCCCTGCTGTCGCCGTGGCTGGGGCATCGGCCCTGGGCCGCGCGCATCACCGTGTGGTGGTACCGGCTGTGGTGGATGCTGTTCGTGCTGCTGGAGCTGTCCACGCCGCAGTTCATCCTGGAATACGACACCCGGCCCAATCGCCTGTACGTGGAGTACCTCAACAGTCCGCACGAGGTGTCGGCGATGTTGTGGCATGGCTACAAGGGCGTGCTGCTGTTCGCCCTGGTGGGCCTGCTGCTGCTCGGCTGGGTCGGCTTTCGTGTGTTGCGCACGCAACTGGCCGATGCGCGCCTGCGCCTGCGCTGGCGGCCGTTGCTGACCGTGATGATGTTTCCGCTGCTGTTCCTGGCCGGGCGCGGCACGCTGGAGCATCGCCCGCTGAATGCGTCGATGGTGGCGTTCAGCGATGACGCGATGGTCAACACGCTGCCGCTGAATTCGCTGTACAGCGTGATCAATGCGATCCGCGGCATGCACAACGAGCGTTCGTCGGCGACTCTGTACGGGCCGATGCCCGAAGCGGAAATGCAGCAGCTGGTGCGCGAGGCGTCGGGGTTCGAGGGACCGATGCTCGATCCGCAGCATCCCAGCTGGCATGTGCAGCACGCCTCGAAGCGGCCGGCCGAGCCGCTCAACCTGGTCATCATCGTCGAGGAAAGCCTGGGGGCGCAGTACATCGGCACGCTGGGCGGCGAGCAGCTGTCGCCGCAGTTCGATGCGCTGGCGAAGGATGGCTGGCTGCTGGCGCGGACCTACGCCACCGGCACGCGCTCGGTGCGCGGGCTGGAGGCGATCACCACCGGTTTCCTGCCCACGCCGGCCGAAGCCGTGCTGAAGCAGCCGCGCAGCCAGCGCGGCTTCTTCACCCTGGCCGGCCTGCTCGGCGAGTTCGGCTACCACTCGCGCTTCATCTACGGCGGCGAGGCGCACTTCGACAACATGAAGTCGTTCTTCCTGGGCAACGGTTTCGACGAAGTGATCGACCAGCCGAAGTTCGAGGTGAAGCCCGCCTTCGTGGGCTCGTGGGGCGCGTCCGACGAGGACATGTTCAACGAGCTGCACCATCGCCTGATGCAGGGCGGCACGCAGCCGCAGTTCACGCTGGCCTTCAGCGTCTCCAACCACACGCCGTGGGAATACCCGAGCGGACGGATCGAGGCGAGCGAGCCGGCGGCGAGCGTGCAGAACACGGTGCGCTACGCCGATTGGGCGATCGGCCGGTTCTTTGCGAAGGCGAAGCTGTCGCCGTACTGGAAGAACACCGTGTTCCTGATCGTGGCCGACCACGATTCGCGAGTGTTCGGCGCCAGCCTGGTGCCGGTGCGGCACTTCCACATTCCCGCGCTGATCCTGGGTGCGGGCGTGCCGGCCCAGCGTGACGAACACCTCGTCAGCCAGATCGACCTGGCGCCCACCCTGCTGTCGCTGATCGGCATCAGCAGCGTCCAGCCGATGCTCGGTGCCGATCTCACCGTGCATTACCCGGGCCGCGCCATCATGCAGTACGGCGATAACTACGGTTATCTGAAAGGTGACCAGTTGCTGGTGCTGCAGCCCGGCCAGCCCGCGGCGCAGTTCCGCTATGACGTGGCCGACCATCAGCTGGCGCCGGTGGCGGTCGATCCGGCGCTGTCGCGACTGGCGCTGGCCCACGCGTTGTGGCCCAGCTGGGCCTACTTCAACCAGCGTTATGGCTTGCCGCCGAAATCCCTCCAGCCCGCGCCTGCTCCGCCAGCAACGGTGCTGAAGCCGATGGAGCCGGACAAGTGCTGCGCCACGCGCCAGCTGTAA